The following proteins are co-located in the Sphingomonas panacis genome:
- a CDS encoding MFS transporter, with amino-acid sequence MAAIAQQGDAGGITAPATVRVGRVPFIEKVCYGFGDAGGTIITGLIANFLTFYYTDVFGLAPGIVGILFLSLRVFDAVSDPLIGIMADRTRTRWGKFRPYLLWTAIPVGLSCFLTFQSPNFGYDGKVAYAAATYFLLAFFYSLNNVPYCALITRMTDSAREGVACQSVRFAMVAVASFTVSVGLPIMVRQLGGADVSRGYRDGVAILSLAAVAMFLICFLFVRERVPETGAEEPPLRVAIANTLKNDQLRLTFLMTLLLIGIFNTKGGAALYFITYVLNGGPTYQALFFGTATAGGLLGSIVVQVFTRRFDVKTVYVWVNLLLVAGHFGAYFVPGGYPMLWLVLVGMCCIVLGCTLPLHFTLIQLADQYGEWKLGMRSSGMSFAFNQFFVKLAWALAGALISGVLVIVSYKAGAGNQTPLSLAGIRLLSTVIPGLLHLALAVTASRLILNRATIDRMTADRAA; translated from the coding sequence ATGGCAGCCATAGCGCAGCAAGGCGATGCAGGGGGAATCACCGCGCCCGCCACCGTGCGGGTGGGCCGCGTGCCGTTCATCGAGAAGGTCTGCTATGGCTTCGGCGACGCCGGCGGCACGATCATCACCGGGTTGATCGCCAATTTCCTGACCTTTTATTATACCGACGTGTTCGGACTGGCGCCGGGCATCGTCGGCATTCTCTTCCTGTCGCTGCGCGTGTTCGATGCGGTGTCCGATCCGCTGATCGGCATCATGGCGGACCGCACGCGCACACGCTGGGGCAAGTTCCGACCCTATCTGTTGTGGACGGCGATTCCGGTCGGGTTGAGCTGCTTCCTCACCTTCCAGTCGCCGAACTTCGGCTATGACGGCAAGGTCGCCTATGCGGCGGCGACATACTTCCTGCTGGCGTTTTTCTATTCGCTCAACAACGTGCCGTATTGCGCGCTCATCACGCGCATGACGGACAGCGCTCGCGAGGGCGTGGCGTGCCAGTCGGTCCGCTTCGCGATGGTGGCGGTCGCATCGTTCACGGTTTCGGTCGGCCTGCCGATCATGGTGCGGCAGCTCGGCGGCGCGGACGTCTCGCGCGGATACCGTGACGGGGTGGCGATCCTCAGCCTCGCGGCGGTGGCGATGTTCCTGATCTGCTTCCTGTTCGTGCGCGAGCGGGTGCCGGAGACCGGCGCGGAAGAGCCGCCGCTGCGCGTCGCGATCGCCAACACGCTCAAGAACGACCAGCTTCGGCTGACCTTCCTGATGACGTTGCTGCTGATCGGCATCTTCAACACCAAGGGCGGCGCCGCGCTGTATTTCATCACCTATGTGCTGAACGGCGGCCCGACCTATCAGGCACTGTTCTTCGGCACCGCGACGGCGGGCGGTCTGCTCGGCTCGATCGTGGTGCAGGTCTTCACCCGCCGCTTCGACGTGAAAACGGTGTACGTCTGGGTGAACCTGCTGCTCGTCGCCGGGCATTTCGGCGCGTATTTCGTGCCCGGCGGCTATCCGATGCTGTGGCTGGTGCTGGTCGGGATGTGCTGCATCGTGCTCGGCTGCACGCTGCCGCTGCACTTCACGCTGATCCAGTTGGCCGATCAATATGGCGAGTGGAAGCTCGGTATGCGCTCCTCGGGCATGAGTTTCGCGTTCAACCAGTTCTTCGTGAAGCTGGCCTGGGCGCTGGCGGGGGCGCTCATCAGCGGGGTTCTGGTGATCGTGTCGTACAAGGCGGGCGCGGGCAACCAGACGCCGCTGTCGCTCGCCGGCATCCGTCTGCTCTCCACCGTGATTCCCGGCTTGCTGCACCTCGCGCTGGCGGTGACCGCCAGCCGCCTGATCCTCAATCGCGCGACGATCGACCGCATGACGGCGGATCGCGCGGCATGA
- a CDS encoding TIM-barrel domain-containing protein, producing the protein MDTLILESRAIAWSYDGAWLRIEAHGQDGLRLRASAHAERPASPGALLDVATPAPVVSREGAVARIENGRIVAEVDLQGRVRFLNSDGRLLLEEKWRQRDTVTKFWTVGKDDVRTISALGIAGREFKPLSGEASRITVRFEPKPGERLFGMGQYQQANLDLAGCLLELAQRNSQASVPYVVSSEGYGLLWNSPAIGDVHFAANGATWTSRAAREVDYWITAADTPAGLVRNYAAVTGTVPNMPDFALGLWQSKLRYRTQDELLEVAREYRRRGIPLAVIVADFFHWPVQGDWRFDPREWPDPAAMAAELKAMGTELLVSVWPTVDPRSENYAEMAEKGYLVRANRGVDVQQEFLGNTRFIDTTHPGARAFLWDRLKRNYRDNGVALFWLDEAEPEYGAYDFDNYRYHSGEVLAVGNAYPLHYAQAVADGLRDEGEREVVSLIRCAWAGSQRYGALVWSGDIHSSFEAMRNQLSAGLNMGMAGIPWWTTDVGGFHGGDVEDPAFHELMVRWFQWAVFTPVLRMHGHRDPITPPAEPFRDGVAQCDTGAGNELWSFGEPVYQILRRYAGLRERLRPYVAGLMAAAHEQGDPLMRPMFYDYPGDERCWALDDQYMFGPDLLVAPILAAGITERDVWLPAGDWVDAWTGEARAGGASVRCAAPIDRIPVFMRAGAAVATAFIDD; encoded by the coding sequence TTGGATACGCTAATTCTGGAATCGCGCGCTATCGCCTGGTCGTATGATGGCGCCTGGCTGCGTATCGAGGCGCATGGCCAGGATGGCTTGCGGCTTCGCGCCTCCGCGCATGCCGAGCGTCCGGCAAGCCCAGGCGCGCTGCTCGACGTCGCCACGCCCGCTCCCGTCGTCAGCCGTGAGGGCGCGGTCGCCCGCATCGAGAACGGCCGGATCGTCGCGGAAGTGGATCTTCAGGGCAGGGTGCGGTTCCTGAACTCCGACGGGCGGCTGCTGCTCGAGGAAAAGTGGCGGCAGCGCGACACGGTGACGAAATTCTGGACGGTCGGAAAGGACGACGTGCGCACGATCAGCGCGCTCGGTATCGCCGGCCGCGAGTTCAAACCGCTGTCGGGCGAGGCATCGCGCATCACCGTCCGGTTCGAGCCCAAGCCAGGCGAGCGGCTGTTCGGGATGGGCCAATATCAGCAGGCCAACCTGGATCTGGCTGGCTGCCTGCTCGAACTGGCGCAGCGCAACTCGCAGGCAAGCGTGCCCTATGTCGTTTCCAGCGAAGGCTACGGCCTGTTGTGGAACAGCCCTGCGATCGGCGACGTGCATTTCGCCGCGAACGGCGCGACCTGGACATCGCGCGCCGCGCGCGAGGTGGATTATTGGATCACCGCCGCCGATACGCCCGCCGGGCTGGTGCGCAATTATGCGGCGGTGACCGGCACCGTGCCGAACATGCCGGACTTCGCGCTCGGCCTGTGGCAGAGCAAACTGCGCTACCGCACGCAGGACGAACTGCTCGAGGTCGCGCGCGAGTATCGGCGGCGCGGCATCCCGCTCGCGGTGATCGTCGCGGATTTCTTCCATTGGCCGGTGCAGGGCGATTGGCGGTTCGATCCGCGCGAATGGCCCGACCCCGCCGCGATGGCCGCCGAGTTGAAGGCGATGGGCACCGAGTTGCTGGTGTCGGTGTGGCCGACGGTCGATCCGCGGTCGGAGAACTACGCGGAGATGGCCGAGAAGGGCTATCTCGTGCGCGCCAACCGTGGCGTCGACGTGCAGCAGGAATTTCTCGGCAACACGCGTTTCATCGACACCACGCATCCGGGTGCGCGCGCGTTCCTGTGGGATCGGTTGAAGCGCAACTATCGGGACAATGGCGTCGCGCTGTTCTGGCTCGACGAGGCCGAGCCCGAATATGGCGCGTATGATTTCGACAATTACCGCTATCACAGCGGCGAGGTGCTCGCGGTCGGCAATGCCTATCCGCTGCATTATGCGCAGGCGGTGGCGGATGGTCTGCGCGACGAGGGCGAGCGCGAGGTCGTCAGCCTCATCCGCTGCGCGTGGGCGGGCAGCCAACGCTATGGCGCTCTGGTATGGTCGGGCGACATCCACAGTTCGTTCGAGGCGATGCGCAACCAGCTGAGCGCCGGCCTGAACATGGGGATGGCCGGCATCCCGTGGTGGACCACCGATGTCGGCGGCTTCCACGGCGGCGATGTCGAAGATCCCGCTTTCCACGAGCTGATGGTGCGCTGGTTCCAGTGGGCGGTGTTCACGCCGGTCCTGCGCATGCACGGCCACCGCGACCCGATCACGCCGCCGGCGGAACCGTTCCGCGACGGCGTGGCGCAGTGCGACACGGGGGCCGGCAACGAATTGTGGAGCTTCGGCGAGCCCGTCTATCAGATCCTGCGCCGCTACGCCGGCTTGCGCGAGCGGCTGCGCCCGTATGTGGCGGGGTTGATGGCGGCGGCGCACGAACAGGGCGACCCGCTGATGCGGCCGATGTTCTACGATTATCCGGGCGACGAACGCTGCTGGGCGCTCGACGACCAATATATGTTCGGGCCTGACCTGCTGGTCGCGCCGATCCTTGCCGCCGGCATTACCGAGCGCGACGTCTGGTTGCCGGCCGGCGACTGGGTGGACGCATGGACCGGCGAAGCGCGCGCGGGCGGTGCGAGCGTGCGGTGCGCCGCGCCGATCGATCGCATCCCGGTGTTCATGCGCGCCGGCGCGGCGGTGGCGACGGCTTTCATCGACGATTGA
- a CDS encoding substrate-binding domain-containing protein, producing MDIRALANHLGLSIGTVSRALNDRKDVNAQTRQRVIEAASALGYTPNQSGRTLRSGRTGTVGFMLTLEHDSAVYGEPFFMALWEGVQTGLTGHGLDLVILLARKGEDGLTFLRRHVSRGTADAWLLSATQVHDERIAFLQGRNIPFVALGRSETERPFAWIDLDFETVVADAVALFAAAGHRRIGLVAPPATINNSQIVIDCYKAALDAAGIAYDPALIHNGETDENDGEFAARELMMLPDPPSALLLMGETAPVGAYRALRALGLEPGQDIAVIGLRDNPACRGLVPQLTCFTLDLEALGLALAEAVAETLADHDKVHVPHLQRRWPMVPRIGASHGVRSIEGPSLHDIRVGTDR from the coding sequence ATGGACATCCGTGCTCTGGCCAATCATCTCGGCTTATCGATCGGCACGGTTTCGCGTGCGCTGAACGACCGCAAGGACGTCAACGCACAGACGCGCCAGCGCGTCATCGAAGCCGCGAGCGCGTTGGGCTACACGCCGAACCAGTCGGGCCGGACGCTGCGCAGCGGCCGCACGGGCACGGTCGGATTCATGCTGACGCTCGAGCATGACAGCGCGGTGTATGGCGAACCGTTCTTCATGGCGCTGTGGGAAGGCGTTCAGACCGGCCTCACCGGACACGGCCTCGATCTTGTCATCCTGCTGGCGCGCAAGGGCGAGGACGGCCTCACCTTCCTGCGCCGGCACGTCTCGCGCGGCACCGCGGATGCGTGGCTGCTCTCCGCGACTCAGGTTCACGACGAGCGGATCGCGTTCCTGCAAGGCCGGAACATCCCGTTCGTCGCGCTCGGCCGATCCGAGACGGAGCGCCCGTTCGCCTGGATCGATCTCGACTTCGAAACCGTCGTCGCGGATGCCGTCGCGCTGTTCGCCGCCGCCGGGCATCGCCGCATCGGCCTGGTCGCGCCGCCCGCCACGATCAACAACAGCCAGATCGTCATCGACTGTTACAAAGCGGCGCTCGACGCGGCGGGCATAGCCTATGATCCCGCGCTCATTCACAACGGCGAAACCGATGAAAACGACGGCGAGTTCGCCGCGCGCGAGTTGATGATGTTGCCCGATCCGCCATCGGCGCTGCTGCTGATGGGCGAGACCGCGCCGGTGGGCGCCTATCGCGCGCTGCGCGCGCTGGGGCTGGAACCCGGGCAGGACATCGCGGTGATCGGGCTGCGGGACAATCCCGCCTGTCGTGGCCTTGTACCGCAGCTCACATGCTTCACTCTGGATCTGGAAGCGCTCGGGCTGGCGCTTGCCGAGGCGGTTGCCGAGACTTTGGCGGATCACGACAAGGTACACGTGCCACATCTGCAACGGCGATGGCCAATGGTGCCACGCATCGGCGCGAGTCACGGTGTCCGCTCAATCGAGGGACCATCGCTGCACGATATCCGCGTTGGAACCGACAGATGA